The nucleotide sequence GACGTTGGCACACGAGCTTCACCTTTCGCACTCCGGACACGGGGGGCACTGACGCAACGATGACTGAGCAAACCAAAGACAAGAAAGTTCACGGCGTCGTCGCCGAATACACGGACGTTGATTCGTTGATGGCCGCGTGCCGCCGGATCCGCGATGCGGGTTACAAGCGGACCGATGCCTTCACGCCCTTTCCGGTACACGGAATCGACGACGCGTTGGGCATCAAGCCGACCGTGTTGCCGTGGATCGCGCTCGGTGCCGGTGCCACCGGAACGATGATCGCTCTGGCGATGCAGATCTGGATGAACGGCATCGATTACCAGTACATCATTTCGGGCAAGCCGTTCATCAGTCTGCCGGCCTTCATTCCGGTGGCCTTTGAGTTGACGATTCTGTTGGCTTCCTTCGGGACGTTCTTCGGAATGTGGGCACTCAATGGGTTGCCTCGTTTCAGCAATCCGATCTTCACCAACCCGCGTTTCGATCGGGCGACCGACGACACGTTCTTTCTGTACATCGACGCTAAAGATCCACAGTTCGATCAGGCCGGTGTCGAGCGTTTGCTCGGTGACGCCGGGGGCGAACAGATCACCGCGGTGGTCGATGATGATACGCCGACGAAGATTCCGCGTTTCTTGTTGACCGCGATCGTTTCGGTCATCGCCCTGTCGATGATTCCGGCGTTGATCGTGGCGAAGATGCGGGTGACCACCAGCGACAAGCCCCGTTTCCACATCTTCATGGACATGGACCTGTCGCCCGCCAAAGACGCCCAACAGACGTCGACGCTGTTCGCCGATTTGCGTGCGATGCGTCCTGACGTTCCCGGCACCGTCGCGCGTGGTGCGTTCGACGGCAATTTGGATTACCTGACCGGCATCGACATGGAAGAACTGTCGATGACCGATGCCCCACGTGCACAGCGGCTGGTGGCCGCCTATGCCCAGGGCGATGACGCTTCGGCCCAGGCCGGTGGTGACGATGCTTCGGCTGATTCTGGCGACGCTGCTGCCCAGACGGACAAGACGCCTTGGTTGAAATCCAACCCGCTGGACGTCGACATGGACGTGGTGCAGCGTGGCCAAACCCAGTTCGGCATCTACTGTGCCACCTGTCACGGGTTGGACGGTCGCGGCAACGGATTGGTCAACCAGCGTGCCCAACGCATCTTGGCAACGGCCTGGGTGCCGCCGTCGAACATGCACGATCCGACGCTGTACCAGGACCAGTATCCCGACGGAAAACTGTTCAGCACGATCACCAATGGCGTCCGCAAAATGGCCGGATACGCATCACAGATC is from Crateriforma conspicua and encodes:
- a CDS encoding quinol:electron acceptor oxidoreductase subunit ActD, with protein sequence MTEQTKDKKVHGVVAEYTDVDSLMAACRRIRDAGYKRTDAFTPFPVHGIDDALGIKPTVLPWIALGAGATGTMIALAMQIWMNGIDYQYIISGKPFISLPAFIPVAFELTILLASFGTFFGMWALNGLPRFSNPIFTNPRFDRATDDTFFLYIDAKDPQFDQAGVERLLGDAGGEQITAVVDDDTPTKIPRFLLTAIVSVIALSMIPALIVAKMRVTTSDKPRFHIFMDMDLSPAKDAQQTSTLFADLRAMRPDVPGTVARGAFDGNLDYLTGIDMEELSMTDAPRAQRLVAAYAQGDDASAQAGGDDASADSGDAAAQTDKTPWLKSNPLDVDMDVVQRGQTQFGIYCATCHGLDGRGNGLVNQRAQRILATAWVPPSNMHDPTLYQDQYPDGKLFSTITNGVRKMAGYASQIEPEDRWAIVAYVRALQKSQNASLDEVPAADRGTIEKEVADVKQQLKEAAEAERQRQEEAAAKAAAEEAEQATEEADADSADDQ